In Tenebrio molitor chromosome 1, icTenMoli1.1, whole genome shotgun sequence, the sequence AAGTGAACAAACCAAAAGTGACCATCGAGTACGGGGACCTCACCATAATCTCCGACACTCTAGCAAACGCGAGGAAAAACTtgaatttcaccaatcccatCAAGACTTTTGACGCGGTCCTTCCAGAACAGCAAGAGTATGCACCACCGCTGTGCCTGAAGATGTACGATTGCAGAAATTTCGGAATCAGCGTGTTCGTAGGCGCGCACGTGATACCCACGTCTATTTTCTTGTACACTCCTCTGACGGCAGAAGTGAGAAACAGAAAGTTACGGGAGAGTCGCCGCAATTCCCTCGATTTCACTCCTTCACTAGGTTTAGAAACCTTCTGGTTCGAAACTTCTTCTAATGGGGAGTTGTAGAGTCGCTTATCAAGAAGTTGGAAGAGACACGGAAGAAACTGACCAGTAGCGAACAAGTGGTGATGAAGCGAAGCATGTGGAAGAGATTGTTGGATAAGTTGCGTTGCAAGAAGAGACTCCAAGCGAAAGTGTCCTTTGTATCATCATCCAGCTCTAGCTCTAGTTCTAGCTCTAGCTCTGTGGACGAAGAGGATGACTACTTCGACTGGTGGACCAAGTTCTACGCCTCCATGGAAGTAGTGGTATGGGGttcttccaattttaacaattcGTTTTTTAGGAGATACCAAAAGATGACAAGATTCCTTTGGCGCACAAATACAAATTGAAGGTACGTCTTTGTACTCCCTAATCCTACTTTTTACCAATCTCTTCTAGATCTATCCAAACGAGCTGGAGAAGCAGCCCGAGTTTGAAGGTTTCACCGACACTCTTTACTCGTTTCCGATGTACAAAGGCAAAAGAACCGGGGACGAAGCAGTGGACGAGGCCAACACCACAGGGGTGTTCAAAGGAGCTCTCAGAATCTACCAGTGGCCTTTGGGTGCCAACTACGTGACGGCTAGAGGTCTCCCTTTGGAGAAAGGAATGTTCCAAGACTTTGCCTCAAATGTCCCGCTCAGATACATCCTGCGAGTCTACTGCGTCCGAGGGATAAATCTGAAGCCCAAGGATCTCAACGGCAGGGCAGACCCTTACCTCTGCTTGACCTTCAACCAACAGGTGATCAACGACAAGGACAACGCTGTTATGGCACAAGTAAATCCGGTTTTTGGCCGATGTTTTCAACTGAACGGGACGTTCCCTCAAGACCACACTTTGGTGATTTCGGTGATGGACTGGGACGTCGCGACAGCTGACGATCTAATCGGGGAGACCACGATAGATTTAGAAAATCGATTCTACACCAAGCATCGAGGCCACTGCGGTTTGGCCGCCAACTACGTCACGtgagcaaaatttttgaactCTTCCTACAAAAGTCACAATAGTTCTGGTTATTGCCAGTGGAGGGACCAGCGCAAGCCGGCTACAATTCTGGAAAATCTGTGCAGAAGGTGGAACCTGGGGGAACCAGAATACGACGAGTGTTGCGTCAAGATTGCTTCCAAGGAGTTCAGTCCAAAACGTTTTGTCTGTGAGTGAGATTGTGATTGTCGAGAGGGTAATAATTGTCTGTCAGCTAGTGGTAAGGCGGAGGTGGACCGCCAGGTGCTAGCTCTAGCGGCGCTGAGACGTTGGCAAGAAATGCCTCTAGTGGGGTACGCTCTAGTGCCAGAACACGTGGAAACCAGATCTCTCTACAACCCCCAGAAACCTGGAATAGAACAGGTCGGTGCAAAGACTTGTCTCAACTTGTTAAAGATTTTGGTAGGGTAAGTTGCAACTCTGGATCGACATTCTGCCATGCGCGGACCTCCCCACCCCCCAAGCGGTTATCATAGCCCCGCGCAAACCAGTAGCGTACGAATTGAGAGTCGTTGTGTGGAACGCCGAACACATCAAGCTAGACGAAGACGATTTCTTTTCGGGGGAGAAAAAATCTGACATCTTCGTCAAAGGGTTGGTCCCAAAAACTGTGGAAAAGTGTGCGTTACAGGTTCGTTTCTAGATGGCTCGCTTCGCAGGACGAGGCGCAGTACACAGACGTTCACTATCGATCTCTCACTGGGGAAGCAAATTTCAACTGGAGATTCCTCTTCAACTTCGACTACCTCTCAACGGAAAACAAGCTCGTCTTGAAGACAAAATCCTTGTTTGCCATCGACGAGCGAGAAGAGAAATTGCCGTGCAAGCTGATCTTGCAAGTTTGGGACAACGACACTTTCTCTTCTCACGACTTCCTAGGTCTCTTGTTTCCTTTTTGGGACCACTTTCTGACCCCCCACTGCAGGTACCGTCCACTTGGAGCTGTCGCGGCTACCTCGGGGCGCCCGCACCCCCAAGGCTTGCTCCCTAGCGCTTCTGGCCCCCAAGGTTCCCGTCATGAACTTGTTCAAAATCAGACGCACCAAAGGCTGGTGGCCCTTGCGCAACGCGGACCCTGACACCGGCAAAGAATACTTCGCGGGGTGCCTGGAGCTGGAATTTGATTTGTTGACGGAAGAGGAGGCCGAGAAGTGTCCAGCTGGAATGGGGCGCGACGAACCCCAAGGACTCCCCAAACCGAAGTAGGgttgcaaaatttttgccaactgtctatatctgttggttctAGCCGGCCAGACTCGTCGTTTAATTGGCTCGTCAGTCCGTTGAAGGCCATCAAGTACTTCGCCAAAGCGCACAAGTGGAAAATCTTCAAATTCGTGTTTTTCGTGCTCTTGGTCGTGACAGTTTTCGTCGCGATCTACGCCTTCCCGCAGTATACTGTTAAGAAAGTGTTAGGTGCGTAAGCAGGACAAGCAGATTTGTTGTTTATTGAGTTTATTAAAGTATTCAGTGCCAACCGGTGTCTACTTAACAGTTTTGTCAATGGTAGTTTTGATTCTTGTGATTCTTGGAGTTTCTGTGATGTGCAAATTTTGTCGACGCCGCATTGGTTGTGGTGCTGGTCTTGATTATTGAGTTAGAacttctatctcgtgatttgGCTGTTTCGAGTCACCATTTTGAACCTCTACTATTGCTGCGACAGGAGCTTCGACGGTTGCCCCTTCAGAAGTATTTCCcttctaaattttattattggatTTTAACACTGATTTCTTATTCTATCGTCTTACCTCTCGATCACCACTAGGTGGATCAGCTGCCGGAAGACTCAATGTTTTCTTCTGTATTGGCAGACGGAATGATCTTGAACCTTTATGTTTTGAACAGCCGTTTGGCTTTTGAAGTACTTTGGTAATCTCCTCCATCATCACTGCTGAAAATTGTTCCAAAAGAGGTTTCAACGCACTTTCGAGATTTACCGGAGCTCCACGGACATTAACAGGACCGTTCTGATTAAAATGAAGAATTATGTTCTTCTTATCGGCCGAATTAGAGGATCTGAAACTTTGACAATCAGAACAGGACAAGCGAATGGTCGAAAGATATTACGGCTTTGCTTCAACTTTCGAATAGAAGTTGAAATCGCTGGCAACAGCCCAAATCAACGCAATCTGGAAGCGCAAGATTTTAGTCTGGCCAGAATTACAGGTTTTTGATGCTTACCAGAACCACTCTCATTTTGATAACTCTATGTGCAAGATACAGACAAAATAGTAGCAAAATACTCTGGAAACAATTGGCTGGGAATATGATTTTACTAAACAAAGAAGCAACTTTATACAAGTACATAAGCCAAAAAGTATATACCTTTAGTCTCCTGATGAATTCAATGGGTGAGGAATCTGCACATCGTCGTAACTCAAGCCGTGACCACCAACTGCGCTCCTGTTAAATTCCACAActtgatatattttttgatttccataaaaaataaacgaaacTAATTTTCTCGCCACAAATTGTCCATAAATTTTATTCGTTTCCTCAATTTTATTGCAGGATAAAACTTAATGGACTCGGAACACAGATGTCAATTTCACGGTTGGCTAAAATCTTTAGTTTACACATTAGTGAGTACAATTTTTATAGACTTTTGCAAATGAAAAAGTTTCAATCACCAAATGAGTCCAAATGGGGGTCCTGGTATTGGTAAGGAAAAATGCAAGGAGGTACGTTTATTCCATTGAATTCTTTCAGATTTTGAACATACTCAGTGCCGCTTATGCCGGGGAAATCGTTATTACTGAAGGCCGGCTGCAGGTTGCCCCCGATGCCTGCCCCAAAGGCATCAAATGCTTGACCAACACGACTTTTGTATTTTGCGAAGATAACAGTATTTTAATAGCTTATGGCAAGCAGATTATGGCGTGCGAAGGAGGGAGGTTTTACTGTGACGAAAACGACCCTTATAACGGGTTTGTAAGATGTGCCAGGGTAAAGTCCCTCCTAAACGTGTGTCTTTCAGTTGCGTGCATCAACGTTTCTATGACAATATAACAAAAGGTGAGGACACTGTCATCGATATCAATATATACGGAATTGATTTCAGTAGAGATAAGAAACAGAATGATTCAAATAATGAGCCTCATCCACCGAACACACCTCAAGTGACGGAACCCGGTGATAATGATTATTCCGAAGAAGAAGATTATTCTGACGACAGTAAGGATGACGATGACGAAGACGAGTCCGGAGAATCAGAACAGGAGGAGCCAAACACAGAAGAAGACGAAGCAGAACCTACGACAGAGTCTAATGAAGTAGAAACCGAAAATCCGAGTTCTACAGAATCAACGGCTGAATCAGATGATAATGACTATTCCAACGAAGAAGATAATTCTGACGACAGTAAGGAACCAGATGACGATGACGAAGACGACTCTGAAGAACCAGAATCAAAAGAACCAACCACAGAACAAGACGAAACAGAACCTACCACAAAGTCAAATGAACTAGGAACCGAAAATCCGAGTTCCACAGAACCAACGACGGAACCAGATGATTCTGACATTTCCGAAGGAAAAGATAATTCTGACGACAGTAAGGAACCAGATGACGAAGACGAGGACGACTCCGAAGAACCCGAAAGGGAAGAGCCAGCCACAGAAGATGACGAAGCAGAACCTACCACAAAGCCAAATGAACTAGAAACCGAAAATCCGAGTTCCACAGAATCAACGACGGAACCAAATGATAATGACTATTCCGAAGAAAATAATTCTGACGACAGTAAGGAACCAGATGACGATGACGAAAACGACTCCGAAGAACTAGAAACAGATCAGCCAACCACAGAAGTAGACGAAGCAGAACCTACCACAAAGTCAAATGAACTAGAAACAGAAAATCCGACTTCTACAGAATCAACGACGGAACCAGATGATAATGACTATTCCGAAGAAGAAGATAATTCTGACGACAGTAAGGAACCAGATGACGATGACGAAGACGACTCTGAAGAACCAGAAACAGAGGAGGCAAACAGAGAAGATGACGAAGCAGAACCCACCACAAAGCCACATGAACTAGAAACCGAAAATCCGAGCGCCACAGAACCAACGACGGAACCAGATGATAATGATTATTCCGAAGAAGATAATTCTGACGACAGTAATGAAACAGATGAAAATGACGAAAACGACTCCGAAGAACCAGAAATAGATGAACCAACCACAGAAGAAGACGAAGTAGAACCTACCACAAAGTCAAATGAACTAGAAACAGAACATCTGAGTTCTACAGAATCAACGACAGAATCAGATGATGATGACCATTCCGAAGAAGAAGATAATTCTGACGACAGTTATGAACCAGATGACGATGATGAAAACGACTCCGGAAAATCAGATACGGAGGAGCCAACCACACAAGAAGACGAAGCAGAACCTACCACAGAGTCAAATGAACTTCAAACGGAAAATCTGAGTTCTACAGAACCAACGACGGAACCAGATGATTATGACTATTCCGAAGAAGAATATAATTCTGACGACAGTAAGGAACCATATGAAGATGACGAAGACAACTCCGGAGAACCAGAAACATATGAGCCAACCACAGAAGAAAACGAAGTAGAACCTACCACACAGTCAAATGAGTTAGAAACTGAAAATCTGAGTTCTACAGAATCAACGACGGAACCAGAAGATAATGACTATTCCGAAGAAGAAGATAATTCTGACGACAGTAAGGAACCAGATGACGACGACGAAGACGACTCTGAAGAACCAGAAACAGAGGAGGCAAACACAGAATTGGACGAAACAGAACCTACAACAGAGTCTAATGAAGTAGAAACCGAAAATCCAAGTTCTACAGAATCAACGACGGAACCAGAAGATAATGATTATtccgaagaagaagaagataaTTCTGACGACAGTAAGGAACCAGATGACGACGACGAAGATGACTCTGAAAAACCAGAAGCAGAGGAGGCAAACACAGAATTGGACGAAACAGAATCTACAACAGAGTCTAATGAACTAGAAACCGAAAATCCAAATTCTACAGAATCAACGACGGAACCAGAAGATAATGATTATtccgaagaagaagaagataaTTCTGACGACAGTAAGGGACCAGATGACAACGACGAAGACGACTCTGAAGAACCAGAAGCAGAGGAGGCAAACACAGAATTGGACGAAACAGAACCTACGACAGAGTCTAATGAACTAGAAACCAAAAATCCAAGTTCTACAGAAACAACGACGGAACCAGAAGATAATGACTATTCCGAAGAAGATAATTCTGACGACAGTAAGGAACCAGGTGATGACGACGAAGATGACTCTGAAGAACCAGAAGCAGAGGAGGCAAACACAGAATTGGACGAAACAGAACCTACAACAGAGTCTAATGAAGTAGAAACAGAAAATCCAAGTTCTACAGAATCAACGACGGAACCAGAAGATAATGATTATtccgaagaagaagaagataaTTCTGACGACAGTAAGGAACCAGATGACGACGACGAAGACGACTCTGAAGAACCAGAAGCAGAGGAGGCAAACACAGAATTGGACGAAACAGAATCTACAACAGAGTCTAATGAACTAGAAACTGAAAATCCAAATTCTACAGAATCAACGACGGAACCAGAAGATAATGATTATtccgaagaagaagaagataaTTCTGACGACAGTAAGGAACCAGATGACGACGACGAAGACGACTCTGAAGAACCAGAAGCAGAGGAGGCAAACACAGAATTGGACGAAACAGAACCTACGACAGAGTCTAATGAACTAGAAACCGAAAATCCAAGTTTTACAGAATCAACGACGGAACCAGAAGATAATGACTATtccgaagaagaagaagataaTTCTGACGACAGTAAGGAACCAGATGACGACGACGAAGACGACTCTGAAGAACCAGAAGCAGAGGAGGCAAACACAGAATTGGACGAAACAGAACCTACAACAGAGTCTAATGAACTAGAAACCGAAAATCCAAGTTCTACAGAATCAACGACGGAACCAGAAGATAATGACTATTTCGAAGAAGATAATTCTGACGACAGTAAGGAACCAGGTGACGACGACGAAGACAACTCTGAAGAACCAGAAGCAGAGGAGGCAAACACAGAATTGGACGAAACAGAAAATCCAAGTTCTACAGAATCAAGGACGGAACCAGAAGATAATGACTTTTCCGAAGAAGAAGATAATTCTGACGACAGTAAGGAATCTGATTACGATGATGAAAACGACTCCAGAAAATCAGATACGGAGGAGCCAACCACACAAGAAGACGAAGCAGAACCTACCACAGAGTCAAACGAACTTCAAACGGAAAATCTGAGTTCTACAGAACCAACGACGGAACCAGATGATTATGACTATTCCGAAGAACAAGATAATTTTGACGATAGTAAGGAACCAGATGACGATGACGAAGACGACTCCGAAGAATCAGAAACAGAAGAGCCAACCACAGAAGAAGACGAAGTAGAACCTACCACAATGTCAAATGAATTAGATACTGAAAATCCGAGTTCTACAGAATCAACGACGGAACCAGAAGATAATGACTATTCCGTAGAAGAAGATAATTCTGACGACAGTAAGGAACCAGATGACGACGACGAAGACGACTCTGAAGAACCAGAAACAGAGGAAGCAAACACAGCATTGGACGAAACAGAACCTACGACAGAGTCTAGTGAACTGGAAACCGAAAATCCAAGTTCTACAGAATCAACGACGGAACCAGAAGATAAAGACTATTCCGAAGAAGAAGATAAGTCTGACGACAGTAAGGAACCAGATGACGACGACGAAGACGACTCTGAAGAACCAGAAACAGAGGGGTCAACCACAGAACAAGACGAAACAGAACCTACCACAAAATCAAATAAGCTAGGAACCGAAAATCCGAGTTCCGCAGAACCAATAAAGGAACCAGATGATAATGACTATTCCGATGAAAATGATAACTCTGACGATAGTAAGGAACCAGATGACGACGACGAAGAAGAATCTAAAGGACCAGAAACAGAGGAGATAAACACAGAATTAGACGAAATAGAACCTACGACAGGGTCTAATGAACTAGAAACCGAAAATCCAAGTCCTACAGAATCAACGACGGAACCAGATGATAATGACGATTACCAAGAACAAGATAATTCTGATGAGAGTAAGGAACCAGATGACGATGACGAAGACGACTCCGGAGAACAAGAAACGAAGGAACCAACTACAGAAGAAGACGAAGCAGAAcccacaacaaagtcaaatgAACTTCAAACCGAAAATACGAGTTCTACAGAATCAACGACGGAACCAGATGATAACGATCATTCCGAAGAAGAAGATAATTCTGACGACAGTAAGGAACCAGACGACGATGACGACGACTACTCCGGAGAACCAGAAACAGATGTGTCAGTTtcagaaataatcaaaaataatCCTACCAGTGAAGAACCAGGCTATAATAAAGATACTGAAGAACTCAATTCTTATGAGGATAATAAGGAACCAGATGATTATAACGAGACTGAAGAACCAGAAACGAAAAAACCACTCAGGGTAGTAAGCGGAGAAAAACCCACCACAATTTCACCCAAATCAAAAACGGAGCCAAATGATAATGAACTGAAGACAGAAAAATCAGACCATGAACAGACCACTCCAGAAGACGAATATTGGACAAGTTTCTTCGACGATATAGTCAAAAGTACTActccaaaaacaaaacatccAAAGACTCCACCAAAACACGGCATCTCAACAATGGTGCCGGATGTTTacaatgacactgacagttaTGAAGAAGAGCCTTACATAACAGAACCAGATGGTTACGATGAAAGTAGAATTCCAATAACTGAAGCGAACAGTGGAGGATCTACAACAACTGCTTCTAAGATAAAAGGTGAGCTAAAAACTCCCAAAAAAAATGGACGAAACACCAAAAATGGAATCGGATAAAGTTACAGGGCCTAAACCAGATAAAGATGGAGCAGAGACGGTACGACCAACAACACAGATCAGCCCTGGTCCACTGTTGAACACGTCTACGACAATTCTTCCACCTCTCATTTCTCAGAGGTACGTATTTTACGGTCGACGGTACCATTAAAAAACTCTCTTGACTCGCTTTATCGCAGTCCATCCAAAGAGAGCACAACCTGGAAAGATGATTACGAAGACAGCAAAGAAGAAGGCGACGTTTACGTCCAATTCCACAGATTTAGGAACAGAGACAGTCTAGTGCACAGCGTCAAAGTCAACTTCGACAAGTACGGCCTCTACGACTACCTCCCAAAGAGCCAATTCCAAGAGATCCTGATCGGGGGAGACAAAATTCCAGTACTTCGCAACCGACACATCGGCCCAATCCAGCGCAACCTCCCGTGGAAAATCACTTTCAGATCGGTGCAAATGGAAAAACTTGAAGTTGGTCTATTCAGAAACGTCACCAACGTGGAAGACTTCGAAGCGTCGTACGGTCTCATTCGCATGATCCCCGAAGGCATCTTCAACGGCGAGAACCTCAAATACGTCAGTCTAAGAGATAACAAGATCAGGAAGATCGCGTCCAGAGCCTTCGACAACATGACCAATCTGGTCGAGCTCAACTTGAGCCGCAACAGACTCAAAGTCATCGATTCTGAATGGTTCTACAAATGTCACAAACTGGCAACCATCTACTTCAGCTACAACGCCATCACCCAACTCTCACTCATGTCGTTCAAGAACCTCAACTTCAAGCTGCCTTGGAGGatctacttggactaca encodes:
- the LOC138131324 gene encoding dentin sialophosphoprotein-like isoform X1 — translated: MGVLVLILNILSAAYAGEIVITEGRLQVAPDACPKGIKCLTNTTFVFCEDNSILIAYGKQIMACEGGRFYCDENDPYNGCVHQRFYDNITKGEDTVIDINIYGIDFSRDKKQNDSNNEPHPPNTPQVTEPGDNDYSEEEDYSDDSKDDDDEDESGESEQEEPNTEEDEAEPTTESNEVETENPSSTESTAESDDNDYSNEEDNSDDSKEPDDDDEDDSEEPESKEPTTEQDETEPTTKSNELGTENPSSTEPTTEPDDSDISEGKDNSDDSKEPDDEDEDDSEEPEREEPATEDDEAEPTTKPNELETENPSSTESTTEPNDNDYSEENNSDDSKEPDDDDENDSEELETDQPTTEVDEAEPTTKSNELETENPTSTESTTEPDDNDYSEEEDNSDDSKEPDDDDEDDSEEPETEEANREDDEAEPTTKPHELETENPSATEPTTEPDDNDYSEEDNSDDSNETDENDENDSEEPEIDEPTTEEDEVEPTTKSNELETEHLSSTESTTESDDDDHSEEEDNSDDSYEPDDDDENDSGKSDTEEPTTQEDEAEPTTESNELQTENLSSTEPTTEPDDYDYSEEEYNSDDSKEPYEDDEDNSGEPETYEPTTEENEVEPTTQSNELETENLSSTESTTEPEDNDYSEEEDNSDDSKEPDDDDEDDSEEPETEEANTELDETEPTTESNEVETENPSSTESTTEPEDNDYSEEEEDNSDDSKEPDDDDEDDSEKPEAEEANTELDETESTTESNELETENPNSTESTTEPEDNDYSEEEEDNSDDSKGPDDNDEDDSEEPEAEEANTELDETEPTTESNELETKNPSSTETTTEPEDNDYSEEDNSDDSKEPGDDDEDDSEEPEAEEANTELDETEPTTESNEVETENPSSTESTTEPEDNDYSEEEEDNSDDSKEPDDDDEDDSEEPEAEEANTELDETESTTESNELETENPNSTESTTEPEDNDYSEEEEDNSDDSKEPDDDDEDDSEEPEAEEANTELDETEPTTESNELETENPSFTESTTEPEDNDYSEEEEDNSDDSKEPDDDDEDDSEEPEAEEANTELDETEPTTESNELETENPSSTESTTEPEDNDYFEEDNSDDSKEPGDDDEDNSEEPEAEEANTELDETENPSSTESRTEPEDNDFSEEEDNSDDSKESDYDDENDSRKSDTEEPTTQEDEAEPTTESNELQTENLSSTEPTTEPDDYDYSEEQDNFDDSKEPDDDDEDDSEESETEEPTTEEDEVEPTTMSNELDTENPSSTESTTEPEDNDYSVEEDNSDDSKEPDDDDEDDSEEPETEEANTALDETEPTTESSELETENPSSTESTTEPEDKDYSEEEDKSDDSKEPDDDDEDDSEEPETEGSTTEQDETEPTTKSNKLGTENPSSAEPIKEPDDNDYSDENDNSDDSKEPDDDDEEESKGPETEEINTELDEIEPTTGSNELETENPSPTESTTEPDDNDDYQEQDNSDESKEPDDDDEDDSGEQETKEPTTEEDEAEPTTKSNELQTENTSSTESTTEPDDNDHSEEEDNSDDSKEPDDDDDDYSGEPETDVSVSEIIKNNPTSEEPGYNKDTEELNSYEDNKEPDDYNETEEPETKKPLRVVSGEKPTTISPKSKTEPNDNELKTEKSDHEQTTPEDEYWTSFFDDIVKSTTPKTKHPKTPPKHGISTMVPDVYNDTDSYEEEPYITEPDGYDESRIPITEANSGGSTTTASKIKVTGPKPDKDGAETVRPTTQISPGPLLNTSTTILPPLISQSPSKESTTWKDDYEDSKEEGDVYVQFHRFRNRDSLVHSVKVNFDKYGLYDYLPKSQFQEILIGGDKIPVLRNRHIGPIQRNLPWKITFRSVQMEKLEVGLFRNVTNVEDFEASYGLIRMIPEGIFNGENLKYVSLRDNKIRKIASRAFDNMTNLVELNLSRNRLKVIDSEWFYKCHKLATIYFSYNAITQLSLMSFKNLNFKLPWRIYLDYNEISTASEDTFLQSLKDLDNKNYFKNHRGMRLNLKGNKLTCVPKDLSRFLVAKVVTLRKNPLTCECLQRINSWLRDHPNMKVLLDGKPRCKLH
- the LOC138131357 gene encoding uncharacterized protein, with protein sequence MRVVLIALIWAVASDFNFYSKVEAKPSSNSADKKNIILHFNQNGPVNVRGAPVNLESALKPLLEQFSAVMMEEITKVLQKPNGCSKHKGSRSFRLPIQKKTLSLPAADPPSGDREKGNTSEGATVEAPVAAIVEVQNGDSKQPNHEIEVLTQ
- the LOC138131324 gene encoding dentin sialophosphoprotein-like isoform X2 — protein: MGVLVLILNILSAAYAGEIVITEGRLQVAPDACPKGIKCLTNTTFVFCEDNSILIAYGKQIMACEGGRFYCDENDPYNGCVHQRFYDNITKGEDTVIDINIYGIDFSRDKKQNDSNNEPHPPNTPQVTEPGDNDYSEEEDYSDDSKDDDDEDESGESEQEEPNTEEDEAEPTTESNEVETENPSSTESTAESDDNDYSNEEDNSDDSKEPDDDDEDDSEEPESKEPTTEQDETEPTTKSNELGTENPSSTEPTTEPDDSDISEGKDNSDDSKEPDDEDEDDSEEPEREEPATEDDEAEPTTKPNELETENPSSTESTTEPNDNDYSEENNSDDSKEPDDDDENDSEELETDQPTTEVDEAEPTTKSNELETENPTSTESTTEPDDNDYSEEEDNSDDSKEPDDDDEDDSEEPETEEANREDDEAEPTTKPHELETENPSATEPTTEPDDNDYSEEDNSDDSNETDENDENDSEEPEIDEPTTEEDEVEPTTKSNELETEHLSSTESTTESDDDDHSEEEDNSDDSYEPDDDDENDSGKSDTEEPTTQEDEAEPTTESNELQTENLSSTEPTTEPDDYDYSEEEYNSDDSKEPYEDDEDNSGEPETYEPTTEENEVEPTTQSNELETENLSSTESTTEPEDNDYSEEEDNSDDSKEPDDDDEDDSEEPETEEANTELDETEPTTESNEVETENPSSTESTTEPEDNDYSEEEEDNSDDSKEPDDDDEDDSEKPEAEEANTELDETESTTESNELETENPNSTESTTEPEDNDYSEEEEDNSDDSKGPDDNDEDDSEEPEAEEANTELDETEPTTESNELETKNPSSTETTTEPEDNDYSEEDNSDDSKEPGDDDEDDSEEPEAEEANTELDETEPTTESNEVETENPSSTESTTEPEDNDYSEEEEDNSDDSKEPDDDDEDDSEEPEAEEANTELDETESTTESNELETENPNSTESTTEPEDNDYSEEEEDNSDDSKEPDDDDEDDSEEPEAEEANTELDETEPTTESNELETENPSFTESTTEPEDNDYSEEEEDNSDDSKEPDDDDEDDSEEPEAEEANTELDETEPTTESNELETENPSSTESTTEPEDNDYFEEDNSDDSKEPGDDDEDNSEEPEAEEANTELDETENPSSTESRTEPEDNDFSEEEDNSDDSKESDYDDENDSRKSDTEEPTTQEDEAEPTTESNELQTENLSSTEPTTEPDDYDYSEEQDNFDDSKEPDDDDEDDSEESETEEPTTEEDEVEPTTMSNELDTENPSSTESTTEPEDNDYSVEEDNSDDSKEPDDDDEDDSEEPETEEANTALDETEPTTESSELETENPSSTESTTEPEDKDYSEEEDKSDDSKEPDDDDEDDSEEPETEGSTTEQDETEPTTKSNKLGTENPSSAEPIKEPDDNDYSDENDNSDDSKEPDDDDEEESKGPETEEINTELDEIEPTTGSNELETENPSPTESTTEPDDNDDYQEQDNSDESKEPDDDDEDDSGEQETKEPTTEEDEAEPTTKSNELQTENTSSTESTTEPDDNDHSEEEDNSDDSKEPDDDDDDYSGEPETDVSVSEIIKNNPTSEEPGYNKDTEELNSYEDNKEPDDYNETEEPETKKPLRVVSGEKPTTISPKSKTEPNDNELKTEKSDHEQTTPEDEYWTSFFDDIVKSTTPKTKHPKTPPKHGISTMVPDVYNDTDSYEEEPYITEPDGYDESRIPITEANSGGSTTTASKIKGPKPDKDGAETVRPTTQISPGPLLNTSTTILPPLISQSPSKESTTWKDDYEDSKEEGDVYVQFHRFRNRDSLVHSVKVNFDKYGLYDYLPKSQFQEILIGGDKIPVLRNRHIGPIQRNLPWKITFRSVQMEKLEVGLFRNVTNVEDFEASYGLIRMIPEGIFNGENLKYVSLRDNKIRKIASRAFDNMTNLVELNLSRNRLKVIDSEWFYKCHKLATIYFSYNAITQLSLMSFKNLNFKLPWRIYLDYNEISTASEDTFLQSLKDLDNKNYFKNHRGMRLNLKGNKLTCVPKDLSRFLVAKVVTLRKNPLTCECLQRINSWLRDHPNMKVLLDGKPRCKLH